In a genomic window of Pseudomonas putida:
- a CDS encoding lysis system i-spanin subunit Rz, producing the protein MPVFGLMPFAYRWVGAAVMLVLLTCGSAALAWRVQDWRYGRQLADQARLHSETLNQLNLVAAAQQRAEQSKRLALEQQLSASEQTHYRVLSEVQRDQDRLRDRLATADVRLSVLLDASGAASVGAVPAASSAGGVGPGAVRARLDPAHAQRIIAITDAGDRGLIALQACQAYVRALIR; encoded by the coding sequence ATGCCAGTCTTCGGTTTGATGCCTTTCGCTTATCGGTGGGTTGGTGCTGCTGTGATGCTGGTCCTGTTGACTTGTGGCTCGGCGGCGCTGGCCTGGAGGGTTCAGGACTGGCGATACGGTCGGCAATTGGCAGATCAGGCTCGATTGCACAGTGAAACTCTGAATCAACTGAACCTGGTTGCAGCGGCGCAGCAACGAGCCGAGCAGAGCAAGCGCCTGGCCCTTGAGCAGCAGCTGTCGGCCAGCGAACAAACCCATTACCGAGTGTTGAGCGAGGTTCAACGTGATCAGGATCGCCTGCGTGATCGTCTTGCCACTGCTGATGTGCGGTTGTCAGTCCTCCTCGATGCCAGTGGCGCAGCTTCAGTCGGTGCAGTGCCAGCCGCCTCCAGCGCCGGCGGCGTGGGTCCTGGCGCCGTACGCGCCCGACTTGACCCGGCGCATGCTCAACGAATTATCGCCATCACCGATGCGGGCGATCGCGGATTGATCGCTTTGCAGGCTTGTCAGGCTTATGTGAGGGCGCTGATCCGCTAA
- a CDS encoding TIGR00730 family Rossman fold protein — translation MPYQPNDLLSRHFQESGHDLISKVEEQLNLVSPNSPNTPIYRDMILTVLRMAQEDHNRWNAKITLQALRELEQAFRVLEQFKGRRKVTVFGSARTPSEHPLYSMARELGAALARSEMMVITGAGGGIMAAAHEGAGRDNSLGFNITLPFEQHANPTVNGTTNLLPFHFFFTRKLFFVKEADALVLCPGGFGTLDEALEVLTLIQTGKSPLVPVVLLDVPGGKFWQGALDFIHQQLEENRYILPTDMKLVRLVHSAEEAVEHINQFYSNFHSSRWLKHQFVIRMNHRLSDSALEHMQEAFADLCLSDHFHQHAYSDEEHDEAQFSHLARLSFTFNARDHGRLRELVDYINLPENREQPQLQSQTQQRSREPSKVT, via the coding sequence ATGCCTTACCAACCGAATGACCTCCTGAGCCGTCATTTTCAGGAAAGCGGCCACGACCTCATCAGCAAGGTCGAAGAACAACTCAACCTGGTTTCACCCAACAGCCCGAACACCCCCATCTACCGCGACATGATCCTGACCGTGCTGCGCATGGCCCAGGAAGACCACAATCGCTGGAATGCCAAGATCACGCTGCAGGCTCTGCGCGAACTGGAGCAGGCCTTCCGGGTACTGGAACAGTTCAAGGGGCGACGCAAGGTCACGGTATTCGGCTCGGCCCGCACTCCGAGTGAACATCCGCTTTATTCAATGGCCCGAGAACTCGGCGCCGCGCTCGCGCGCTCGGAAATGATGGTCATCACCGGTGCCGGTGGCGGCATCATGGCCGCGGCCCATGAAGGTGCTGGACGAGACAACAGCCTGGGCTTCAACATCACCCTGCCATTCGAACAACACGCCAACCCCACCGTTAACGGCACTACCAATCTGCTGCCCTTCCACTTCTTCTTCACCCGCAAGCTGTTCTTCGTCAAGGAAGCCGACGCACTGGTGCTCTGCCCTGGCGGGTTCGGCACGCTGGATGAAGCGCTGGAAGTACTGACGCTGATCCAGACAGGCAAAAGCCCACTGGTGCCGGTGGTGCTGCTGGACGTACCCGGTGGCAAATTCTGGCAAGGGGCGCTGGATTTCATCCACCAGCAGCTGGAGGAAAATCGCTACATCCTGCCCACTGACATGAAACTGGTGAGGCTGGTCCATAGCGCCGAGGAGGCGGTCGAACACATCAACCAGTTCTACAGCAACTTCCACTCCAGCCGTTGGCTCAAGCATCAGTTCGTGATTCGTATGAATCACAGGCTCAGTGACAGTGCACTCGAACATATGCAGGAAGCATTCGCGGACTTGTGCCTGAGCGATCACTTCCACCAGCACGCCTACAGCGATGAAGAACACGATGAAGCACAGTTCAGCCACCTGGCTCGACTGTCCTTCACCTTCAACGCCCGCGACCATGGCCGGTTACGAGAGTTGGTGGACTACATCAACCTGCCGGAAAACCGGGAGCAGCCTCAACTTCAGTCCCAGACCCAACAACGCTCGCGAGAACCTTCGAAGGTAACCTGA
- the recX gene encoding recombination regulator RecX, producing MTAVLDTLVAVRRTAMDLLARREHGRVELTRKLRQRGALPEMIETALDRLTEEGLLSETRYLESFVSYRARSGYGPLRIREELSQRGLQRSDIELALRECGIDWQTQLEDTWRRKFSELPIDARERAKQGRFLVYRGYSMEMISRLLSGRGMDD from the coding sequence ATGACCGCCGTACTCGATACACTCGTCGCGGTGCGGCGAACCGCCATGGACCTGCTCGCGCGACGCGAGCACGGTCGAGTCGAGCTGACGCGCAAACTGCGTCAGCGTGGCGCTCTCCCCGAAATGATCGAAACAGCGCTCGACCGATTGACGGAAGAGGGCTTGCTTTCCGAAACCCGTTACCTCGAAAGCTTCGTGTCCTACCGGGCTCGTTCCGGCTATGGTCCTTTACGCATTCGTGAAGAGTTGAGCCAGCGTGGCCTGCAACGCAGTGATATCGAACTGGCCTTACGCGAGTGTGGTATCGACTGGCAGACGCAATTGGAAGACACCTGGCGGCGCAAGTTTTCCGAGTTGCCGATAGATGCGCGGGAGCGTGCCAAACAGGGAAGATTCCTGGTCTATCGGGGGTATTCAATGGAAATGATCAGCCGCTTGCTCAGCGGCCGAGGCATGGACGACTGA
- a CDS encoding CinA family protein: MKVITQLAADLGRHLQILNAHVSTAESCTGGGIAEAITRIPGSSAWFEAGYVTYSNLQKNMQLNVPVELFTTVGAVSREVVEAMAKGAQEKSRAFFSVAVSGIAGPDGGSPSKPVGTVWLAWGVGERVFSELQHFTGDRDEVRRQTVKAALEGLLRYAAAEISNQG; the protein is encoded by the coding sequence GTGAAAGTAATCACCCAACTGGCCGCCGACCTTGGCAGGCATTTGCAGATACTCAACGCCCATGTCTCCACGGCCGAATCTTGTACCGGCGGCGGGATCGCCGAGGCCATCACCCGAATTCCCGGCAGCTCGGCGTGGTTCGAGGCCGGTTATGTCACTTACTCCAATCTGCAAAAGAACATGCAATTGAATGTTCCGGTGGAATTGTTCACGACTGTAGGGGCCGTCAGTCGTGAGGTGGTCGAGGCAATGGCCAAGGGGGCGCAGGAAAAAAGTCGCGCATTCTTTTCCGTGGCGGTCAGTGGTATCGCCGGGCCGGACGGTGGTTCACCGAGCAAGCCGGTGGGCACGGTGTGGCTGGCCTGGGGCGTGGGTGAGCGGGTGTTCAGCGAGCTGCAACACTTCACCGGTGACCGTGACGAGGTCCGCCGACAAACGGTGAAGGCCGCGCTAGAGGGGTTGCTGCGGTATGCCGCGGCAGAAATCTCAAATCAGGGGTAG
- the recA gene encoding recombinase RecA: protein MDDNKKKALAAALGQIERQFGKGAVMRMGDQDRQAIPAISTGSLGLDIALGIGGLPKGRIIEIYGPESSGKTTLTLSVIAQAQKAGATCAFVDAEHALDPEYAGKLGVNVDDLLVSQPDTGEQALEITDMLVRSNAVDVIIVDSVAALVPKAEIEGEMGDMHVGLQARLMSQALRKITGNIKNANCLVIFINQIRMKIGVMFGSPETTTGGNALKFYASVRLDIRRTGAVKEGDEVVGSETRVKVVKNKVASPFRQAEFQILYGKGIYLNGEMIDLGVLHGFVEKSGAWYAYNGTKIGQGKANSAKYLADNPDVAAALEKQLRDKLLTPSAIAESKASAVKETEDDLADADI from the coding sequence ATGGACGACAACAAGAAGAAAGCCTTGGCTGCGGCCCTGGGTCAGATCGAACGTCAATTCGGCAAGGGTGCCGTAATGCGTATGGGCGATCAGGACCGTCAGGCGATCCCGGCCATCTCTACTGGCTCTCTGGGTCTGGACATTGCTCTGGGCATTGGCGGTCTGCCAAAGGGCCGCATCATTGAAATCTACGGTCCTGAATCTTCCGGTAAAACCACGCTCACCCTGTCCGTGATCGCTCAGGCTCAAAAAGCTGGCGCGACCTGCGCATTCGTCGACGCCGAACACGCCCTCGACCCTGAATATGCCGGCAAGCTGGGCGTCAACGTCGACGATCTGCTGGTTTCCCAGCCGGACACCGGCGAGCAGGCCCTGGAAATCACCGACATGCTGGTGCGTTCCAACGCGGTTGACGTGATCATCGTCGACTCCGTGGCGGCGCTGGTACCAAAGGCTGAAATCGAAGGCGAAATGGGCGACATGCACGTGGGCCTGCAAGCCCGTCTGATGTCCCAGGCGCTGCGTAAAATCACCGGTAACATCAAGAACGCCAACTGCCTTGTGATCTTCATCAACCAGATCCGTATGAAAATCGGTGTGATGTTCGGCAGCCCGGAAACCACCACCGGTGGTAACGCGCTGAAGTTCTACGCCTCGGTTCGTCTGGACATCCGTCGCACTGGTGCGGTGAAAGAAGGTGATGAAGTCGTCGGTAGCGAAACCCGCGTCAAAGTTGTGAAGAACAAGGTGGCTTCGCCGTTCCGTCAGGCCGAGTTCCAGATTCTTTACGGCAAGGGCATCTACCTCAATGGCGAGATGATCGACCTGGGTGTCCTGCACGGTTTCGTCGAGAAGTCCGGCGCCTGGTATGCCTACAACGGCACCAAGATCGGTCAGGGTAAAGCCAACTCGGCCAAGTACCTGGCGGATAACCCGGACGTTGCAGCGGCGCTCGAGAAACAACTGCGCGACAAGCTGCTGACTCCATCTGCAATAGCTGAATCCAAGGCCTCTGCAGTTAAAGAGACCGAAGACGATCTGGCTGACGCTGATATCTGA
- a CDS encoding tail protein X, which yields MRRVRSIAGDSVSLLLFRELGRSDDAVEEALWRLNPTLAEQGAILPAGVWVSLPEIDSRPIVTRPISAWD from the coding sequence ATGCGTAGAGTCAGAAGCATTGCCGGAGATTCTGTGAGTTTGCTGCTATTTCGGGAACTGGGTCGCAGTGACGATGCGGTGGAGGAAGCGCTCTGGCGACTCAATCCGACATTGGCGGAGCAGGGGGCCATATTGCCGGCGGGTGTCTGGGTCAGCCTGCCGGAAATTGATTCCCGACCCATTGTGACCCGGCCTATTTCGGCCTGGGATTAA
- a CDS encoding glycoside hydrolase family 19 protein — MYLTEQQLLKIFPDARSQAGVFISVLNSAMAHRNINTPSRIAAFLAQVGHESGQLRYVRELGSDQYLSKYDTGSLASRLGNTPEPDGDGQRYRGRGLIQITGRNNYRQCSLGLFGDERLLASPELLEQPQWAAESAAWFWEQNGLNELADRDQFNSITRRINGGLNGLQDRLQLWARARAVLCQSSV; from the coding sequence ATGTATCTTACCGAACAGCAGTTACTCAAGATTTTCCCCGACGCCCGCTCTCAAGCGGGCGTTTTCATTTCAGTGCTCAATAGCGCCATGGCCCATCGCAACATCAATACGCCCTCGCGCATTGCAGCCTTTCTCGCTCAAGTCGGCCACGAGTCGGGGCAATTGCGATACGTGCGTGAGCTGGGCAGCGATCAATACTTGAGCAAGTACGACACCGGCTCGCTGGCTTCCCGGCTGGGCAATACCCCGGAGCCTGATGGCGACGGTCAACGTTATCGCGGTCGCGGCCTGATCCAGATCACCGGCCGCAACAATTATCGTCAATGCAGCCTTGGGCTGTTTGGTGATGAGCGTCTTTTGGCATCGCCTGAATTGTTGGAACAGCCGCAGTGGGCCGCTGAATCCGCGGCATGGTTCTGGGAACAGAATGGCCTCAATGAGCTGGCCGATCGTGATCAGTTCAACAGCATCACTCGCCGTATCAACGGCGGGCTGAACGGGCTGCAGGATCGCTTGCAGCTCTGGGCGCGGGCGAGGGCGGTGTTATGCCAGTCTTCGGTTTGA
- a CDS encoding PA3611 family quorum-sensing-regulated virulence factor, which yields MLRLIVPTAAILLASSFSAQAASLSEQNLNKELQNVAAQSSVGTPRAINEDILDQGYTVEGKTLINHLSVQSSHAQKMRADPKAVYFQLGASVCNNPGYRKLMAKGAVMRYDFTEVKSNRPIGSASFQESDCPKATPKKK from the coding sequence ATGCTGCGCCTTATCGTCCCCACCGCTGCCATTCTGCTGGCGTCGTCCTTCAGCGCTCAGGCCGCGTCTCTGAGTGAGCAGAATCTGAACAAAGAGCTGCAAAATGTCGCCGCACAAAGCAGCGTTGGCACGCCACGGGCGATCAATGAAGACATTCTTGATCAGGGTTACACCGTTGAAGGCAAAACACTGATCAACCACCTGAGCGTACAAAGCAGCCACGCTCAGAAAATGCGCGCCGATCCTAAAGCGGTGTACTTCCAGCTTGGCGCCTCGGTTTGCAACAACCCCGGCTACCGCAAGTTGATGGCGAAAGGTGCGGTCATGCGTTACGACTTCACCGAAGTAAAATCCAATCGTCCGATCGGCTCGGCAAGCTTCCAGGAATCGGACTGCCCGAAAGCGACGCCGAAGAAAAAGTAA
- a CDS encoding phage tail protein translates to MKQQMALGSFIFGLSRNFAYSTLQRKSDGGWMNIDIMSSKPRSSQTGQGLQSLIIGGKSMYALAMERLDELRALQALRVPLPLVDGIGRNWGLWRISNLTENQSLIIDDGTAMVIDWTIELTEYTNA, encoded by the coding sequence ATGAAACAGCAAATGGCACTGGGCAGTTTCATTTTCGGCCTGTCCAGAAATTTCGCTTACAGCACTCTGCAGCGTAAGTCTGACGGGGGCTGGATGAACATCGACATCATGTCCAGCAAACCCAGGTCCAGCCAGACCGGTCAAGGCTTGCAGAGCCTGATCATAGGAGGCAAGTCGATGTACGCGCTGGCGATGGAACGCCTGGATGAATTGCGTGCCTTGCAGGCGTTGCGAGTGCCGTTGCCGTTGGTCGACGGGATCGGTCGCAACTGGGGCCTGTGGCGCATCAGCAACCTGACGGAAAACCAGAGCCTGATCATCGATGACGGCACGGCGATGGTGATCGATTGGACGATCGAACTGACGGAGTACACCAATGCGTAG
- a CDS encoding phage late control D family protein encodes MALGFTPAVEIYGANATLLNERLIDWQHIDAAGIESDQLTLTIDLHGLEGLPDLGGKIGLRVGYLETGMVDKGEFVISRRTPKLFPLTLTLVATAAPFRAADETGFKLRRSVSHGPTTLGALFRQLASRHGFSPRVAPDLALIRIEHIDQANETDMGFLTRLAWIHDAVAKPVNELYVLARRGQAKSLSGKVLPNVRLSVTMNNRPDDHAFIAANLDETARAKYQGCKMSWWDAAAGKERIVESGIAPFKSMRRRCQNAEEARAACEGEVRRMMREALKVNIDCPGNPALSAEGIVVLDDTWPDFMRGRWSIDKVTASGNRKDSYRCKIAATCLGSPT; translated from the coding sequence ATGGCGCTTGGATTCACCCCGGCAGTGGAAATTTATGGTGCCAACGCGACACTGCTCAACGAACGTTTGATCGACTGGCAGCACATCGACGCGGCAGGAATCGAATCCGATCAGTTGACGCTGACCATCGATCTGCATGGATTGGAGGGACTTCCAGATCTGGGTGGGAAAATCGGCTTGCGGGTCGGTTATCTGGAGACGGGAATGGTGGATAAAGGCGAGTTCGTGATCAGCCGGCGTACACCCAAATTGTTTCCCCTCACGCTGACACTCGTGGCCACGGCAGCGCCCTTCAGGGCGGCGGACGAAACGGGTTTCAAACTGCGTCGGTCCGTCAGCCATGGCCCGACAACACTCGGCGCGCTGTTTCGTCAGTTGGCTTCGCGGCACGGTTTTTCTCCCCGTGTCGCGCCCGATCTGGCCTTGATCAGGATCGAGCACATTGATCAAGCCAACGAAACCGATATGGGGTTTCTGACACGTCTGGCCTGGATTCACGACGCGGTGGCCAAACCGGTCAACGAACTCTATGTGCTGGCGCGGCGTGGGCAAGCCAAATCACTGTCGGGCAAGGTACTGCCCAATGTCAGGCTATCAGTGACGATGAACAATCGTCCGGATGACCACGCTTTCATCGCCGCGAACCTGGATGAGACCGCCCGGGCGAAATATCAGGGTTGCAAAATGAGTTGGTGGGACGCTGCCGCTGGCAAGGAGCGCATTGTCGAAAGTGGCATTGCGCCTTTCAAGAGTATGCGTCGGCGTTGTCAGAATGCAGAGGAGGCCCGGGCAGCCTGTGAGGGCGAAGTTCGCAGGATGATGCGTGAGGCACTTAAGGTGAACATCGATTGTCCTGGCAATCCCGCTCTGTCCGCCGAAGGCATCGTGGTGCTGGACGACACCTGGCCCGATTTCATGCGTGGGCGCTGGTCAATCGACAAGGTCACGGCCAGTGGCAATCGAAAAGACAGCTATCGCTGCAAAATCGCGGCGACTTGCCTGGGCTCGCCGACATAA